One Streptomyces sp. B21-105 genomic region harbors:
- a CDS encoding Pycsar system effector family protein — protein sequence MTTTTPRRNGRTVTGPPAEINALIEATRQENARADAKSAALLTVVGIGFTAFSVAGASAVTVPVHGVARWLCVTALAGVCAVAELLLLVLRPVLGKGDVGQRYFATWRRYASTPERLARELSVDEEACRTLIQLSGIVWRKYRLIRGAVDLMIGVLPLMAVALSVTLLTRR from the coding sequence ATGACGACCACCACCCCCCGGCGAAACGGGCGCACCGTGACCGGGCCCCCGGCCGAGATCAACGCGCTGATCGAAGCGACCCGGCAGGAGAACGCGCGGGCCGACGCCAAGTCGGCCGCCCTCCTCACCGTCGTGGGCATCGGGTTCACCGCGTTCTCGGTGGCCGGCGCGTCGGCCGTGACGGTGCCCGTGCACGGCGTCGCCCGCTGGCTCTGCGTCACGGCGCTGGCCGGTGTGTGCGCGGTGGCGGAGCTGCTGCTGCTCGTGCTGCGTCCGGTGCTGGGGAAGGGCGACGTGGGCCAGCGGTACTTCGCGACGTGGCGCCGCTACGCCTCGACCCCCGAACGGCTGGCGAGGGAGCTCTCCGTCGACGAGGAGGCGTGCCGCACCCTGATCCAGCTGAGCGGCATCGTCTGGCGCAAGTACCGGCTCATCCGAGGGGCGGTCGACCTGATGATCGGCGTCCTCCCGCTCATGGCCGTCGCCCTGTCCGTGACGCTCCTGACCCGCAGATGA
- a CDS encoding DUF309 domain-containing protein, which produces MDRWGSAGGTGGGRPAVGRDRDGEGRARNARPRDGLGRPLPYGAPGVERQPEGVVRTTEETVAEAQALLDAGKPFHAHEVFEDAWKSGPAAERTLWRGLAQLAVGLTHAARGNLTGGVRLLRRGAGAAEEWAARAGEDRPYGLDLPGLARWARELAASVERTGAAVDAVARAPRLR; this is translated from the coding sequence ATGGACCGTTGGGGCAGCGCAGGAGGCACGGGCGGTGGCCGGCCCGCCGTCGGCCGGGACCGGGACGGCGAGGGGCGGGCGCGCAACGCCCGGCCCCGGGACGGGCTCGGCCGGCCCCTTCCGTACGGCGCGCCCGGTGTGGAGCGGCAGCCCGAGGGTGTCGTCCGCACTACGGAGGAGACCGTGGCCGAGGCGCAGGCGCTGCTGGACGCCGGGAAGCCCTTCCACGCGCACGAGGTCTTCGAGGACGCCTGGAAGTCGGGTCCCGCCGCGGAGCGCACCCTGTGGCGGGGGCTCGCCCAGCTCGCCGTGGGTCTCACGCACGCGGCCCGGGGGAACCTCACGGGCGGGGTACGGCTGCTGCGGCGCGGCGCCGGGGCCGCCGAGGAGTGGGCGGCCCGCGCGGGAGAGGACCGGCCGTACGGGCTGGATCTGCCGGGGCTGGCACGGTGGGCGCGTGAGCTGGCGGCGTCGGTGGAGCGGACGGGCGCGGCGGTGGACGCGGTGGCCCGGGCGCCGCGCCTGCGCTGA
- a CDS encoding NYN domain-containing protein, with translation MGSGCLVLVDGWNHYVAALRCFGYRPAAQFPLDRLALHVAAATGADAVSGAAVVMALPDRNRPDEAPEFHAWRKRLRKLRNYGVRHEPARFSYHQPACSRCSTSLDRKVTCGNCGAPNTPAGRRKEKGADIRLASLALRGTWQQEYSTLVILSQDSDFGPMVQEVKKIHQAQGRRYALYSAFPTCTRPDHEHRPIPGTRELGLDAGVYSALIDRPSVPVADWRREAS, from the coding sequence GTGGGATCGGGTTGCCTGGTTCTGGTCGACGGATGGAACCACTACGTCGCCGCCCTGCGGTGCTTCGGATACCGACCCGCGGCCCAGTTCCCGCTCGACCGGCTCGCCCTGCACGTGGCCGCCGCGACGGGCGCTGACGCCGTCAGCGGAGCCGCCGTGGTCATGGCCCTCCCGGACCGCAACCGCCCTGATGAGGCACCGGAGTTCCACGCCTGGCGCAAGCGTCTGCGCAAGCTCCGCAACTACGGCGTGCGCCACGAACCGGCCCGTTTCAGCTACCACCAGCCGGCCTGCTCGCGGTGCAGTACGTCGTTGGACCGCAAGGTGACGTGCGGGAACTGCGGGGCGCCGAACACCCCGGCGGGGCGCCGCAAGGAGAAGGGCGCCGACATCAGACTCGCGTCCCTCGCCCTGCGCGGCACCTGGCAGCAGGAGTACTCCACGCTGGTCATCCTGTCCCAGGACTCCGACTTCGGCCCGATGGTGCAGGAGGTCAAGAAGATCCACCAGGCCCAGGGCCGGCGCTACGCCCTGTACTCGGCCTTCCCGACCTGCACCCGCCCGGACCACGAGCACCGGCCCATTCCGGGAACCCGGGAGCTAGGGCTGGACGCCGGCGTCTACAGCGCCCTGATCGACCGGCCCAGCGTCCCCGTCGCCGACTGGAGGCGGGAGGCCTCTTGA
- a CDS encoding adenylate/guanylate cyclase domain-containing protein, protein MATQLREAFAEPQSREARTVLFIDQVGSTAMKEQQPEASWLPALGWLYDTVTALAVQADPEAEIKYLGDGIMITFDSDRATDAVNVAVSVQEAVHDANQGRTGARGVIDFNCSIGVGTGSVVAFTTPTGGHDYVGTVVDKAKRLCDAASPKAIFVDRATASAANVMKIASRLGIALGRAPEQYQGDVQRAPLKGFDQPVEYYEILWDQQLYGLKSEAVTRNTDRMRQSPSSSSSPPGTTRLPVERSAGKRQPAHDKRQGTQGGQGTQDKRQGMQDKRQGALEERHSGEVTCWKPDANFGFVRDSRSGEDFYFRAGHLVYPEDAGESLRVGSRIVFVATGRVDGERTRHAVGILLVDDYAEGTLKLPEGKAHGWLRVQDRLGNGHHVFTPRSAVQRFTPGTLLSFKVAANEKGGLAEEIEEPVEEDAA, encoded by the coding sequence ATGGCCACTCAGCTCCGTGAAGCGTTCGCCGAACCCCAGTCCCGGGAGGCGCGCACCGTCCTGTTCATCGACCAGGTCGGCTCGACCGCCATGAAGGAGCAGCAGCCCGAGGCGAGTTGGCTGCCCGCCCTCGGCTGGCTGTACGACACGGTCACCGCCCTCGCCGTGCAGGCGGACCCCGAGGCGGAGATCAAGTACCTCGGGGACGGCATCATGATCACGTTCGACAGCGACCGGGCGACCGACGCCGTCAACGTCGCCGTGTCCGTGCAGGAGGCGGTCCACGACGCGAACCAGGGCCGCACCGGGGCCAGGGGCGTCATCGACTTCAACTGCAGCATCGGCGTGGGCACCGGCTCCGTCGTCGCCTTCACCACGCCGACGGGCGGCCACGACTACGTCGGCACGGTCGTCGACAAGGCGAAGCGGCTGTGCGACGCGGCCTCCCCCAAGGCCATCTTCGTCGACCGGGCCACGGCGTCCGCAGCCAACGTCATGAAGATCGCCAGCCGGCTCGGCATCGCCCTCGGCCGCGCCCCCGAGCAGTACCAGGGCGATGTGCAGCGGGCCCCGCTGAAGGGCTTCGACCAGCCCGTGGAGTACTACGAGATCCTCTGGGACCAGCAGTTGTACGGGCTCAAGTCGGAGGCGGTGACCCGCAACACCGACCGCATGCGGCAGTCGCCGTCCTCGTCGTCCTCGCCGCCCGGCACGACCCGCCTCCCCGTCGAGCGCTCCGCGGGCAAGCGGCAGCCGGCCCACGACAAACGCCAGGGGACCCAGGGGGGCCAGGGAACCCAGGACAAGCGTCAGGGCATGCAGGACAAGCGCCAAGGAGCCCTGGAGGAACGGCACTCCGGGGAGGTGACCTGTTGGAAGCCGGACGCCAACTTCGGGTTCGTCCGCGACTCCCGGTCCGGTGAGGACTTCTACTTCCGTGCCGGCCACCTGGTGTACCCGGAGGACGCCGGGGAGTCCCTGCGTGTCGGCAGCCGGATCGTGTTCGTGGCGACGGGACGGGTCGACGGTGAACGCACCCGCCACGCCGTGGGCATCCTCCTCGTCGACGACTACGCGGAAGGCACCCTGAAGCTGCCCGAGGGCAAGGCCCACGGCTGGCTGCGCGTCCAGGACCGGCTCGGCAACGGCCACCACGTCTTCACGCCCCGCTCGGCGGTCCAGCGGTTCACGCCGGGAACGCTGCTGAGCTTCAAGGTCGCGGCGAACGAGAAGGGCGGGCTGGCCGAGGAGATCGAGGAACCGGTGGAGGAGGACGCGGCCTGA